Sequence from the Sphingobacteriaceae bacterium GW460-11-11-14-LB5 genome:
AACTGATTGCCACACCACACATCATGGCCGATTATTTTCGAAATACACCCGATACCATTAACCGTGGTCTGGATACCTTGCGAAAAGGCTTGCAGGAAATTGAACTGGATCTCGAAGTTGATGCCGCTGCCGAATATTACCTGGATGAAACCTTAGAGAAAAAAATCAGACAAAAAGAGGTGTTAACTTTTGGAAATAATTATCTTTTGTTTGAATTATCTTATATCAATGCACCTCAGAACCTGATCGATTTTATAAAGATGATGCAGGATGCCGGATACAAGCCTGTTCTGGCCCACCCTGAGCGGTATCCCTATTACTACAATGCTTTCGAAAGCTATCACCAGATTAGAGAAACTGGTTGCCTGTTGCAAATGAACGGTATTGCTTTAAC
This genomic interval carries:
- a CDS encoding capsular biosynthesis protein, giving the protein MFGLFKKKKIAPEFNFSGIGTDMHSHIIPGIDDGAQTLKDSFLLAKKFKALGYKKLIATPHIMADYFRNTPDTINRGLDTLRKGLQEIELDLEVDAAAEYYLDETLEKKIRQKEVLTFGNNYLLFELSYINAPQNLIDFIKMMQDAGYKPVLAHPERYPYYYNAFESYHQIRETGCLLQMNGIALTGYYGAGAKKVAGEMVENHMVDFIGSDMHHLKHAEALEDSLSTPLMQQLLTQHQLINALL